The genomic window GACCTGCCAATTCAACAGTTCCTGGGCCACGCGAGTCCGCCGCGACGATCTGTTGACCGTGCAGGTCGACGGCACCAAAGGTTCGGCGGTGGCCGGTTTACGTGATTGCTGGACGCAAAGCCTGGCCGCAACGCCGCGGCCGATCTGGAACCCGGATATCCCCCAACCGATTAACTTCTACGATGGCTGGCAAGCTCTGCCCGATGCCACGCAATACGACAACGCTTTCAAAATCCAGTGGGAGCTGTTTCTGAAACATGTTGCCGACGGCGGGGACTTTCCCTGGTCGCTGCGCAGCGGAGCGGCCGGCGTGGCGTTGGCCTGTGCCGGGGAACAATCCTCGCGCGAGCAGCGTTGGGTGTCCGTCGGCGAGCTGGGAGCCCAGTGATGCCATTGCACGCCAAATCCGCCGATGGCGAGCGGCTAGCGGTGCATACGATGACGACCAAACCGCTGTCGTTGGCCGAAGCGGCCGAGGCGTATGCGAGCCGCGGGATTGGCGGTATCAGCGTGTGGGTGGAAACTTTGGCGGGGCTGACAAACTCGGCCGCCAAACAGATCATCGATGACGCCGGATTAAAAGTCCCGGCACTGGTCCGTGGCGGATTTTTCTGTGCCGCCAACGAACACGACCGCCAAGAACGCGTTGACCACAATCGTCGCTTGATCGAGACGGCCGCGGCGCTTGAGGCGGAAATGCTGGTGTTGGTCGTGGGCGCCCTGCCCGGACAACCGCTAGACGTGCAACGCGGCTGGGTGCGTGACGGTATCGAAGGCCTGCTGGCCGAAGCCCAATCCAGCGGAGTCAAACTGGCGATCGAACCATTGCATCCGATGTACGCGGCCGACAAAAGCTGCATCAATCGGATTACGGAAGCTCGCCAAATTTGCGAAGCCATCGATGATGCTCAGGTGGGCGTGGCCGTCGATGTGTACCACGTCTGGTGGGACCCGGAATTAAGCGACGAAATTAGACGGCTGGGTGAGACGAACCGGATCTTTGGGTTCCACCTGTGCGACTGGCGAGTGCCCACGCGGGATCTGTTGACCGACCGCGCGTTGATGGGCGACGGCTGCATCGACATCGCCGGCATCCGCGGTGAAGTCGAAGCGGCGGGGTTCGAGGGCTGGAATGAAGTCGAAATTTTTTCTGAAGAGCATTGGGCCAGCGACCAAGGTGAATATCTGGACAAGATCGTCGAGCGGTACCGGACGGCGACATCAGCCGCAGGGCACTAGCCCAATGCCAGCCACTCTGGGACCACACGGCTGGCGGGTGCTTATGTTCTGACGGTTGCAGGCTCTGCGGAGACTACTGACCTAACAGCATTGCACCCTCCCCTCGATGACGCTCGACCCTCCCAGGGGGAGGGTGAAGTGTGGCCGTATGACAATTCAATGCTATTAAGTCAGCAGGCTCCTGCGGCTACGGGTTAAACGAGTATAGCTTCAACCGCTTGGCCTTTGGCGTCTTTGGTGACGTAGAACGGGCGGCCTTCGATTTCAAATCCCGTTTGTGGACTGATGCCCATGGCGGTCATGATCGTGGCGTGCAGGTCTTCGATACTGACCGGGTCTTCGATCGCCATCAACGGTCGTTCCGGGGCTGTGGCTCCGTACACAAATCCCTGCTTGGTGCCGCCGCCAAACATCACCACGCTGGTTCCGCCAGTAAAGTGCCGGTGCAATCCGTAGTGCACCATTTCGCTCACGCGGTCGACCCGCACGGTGGCTTGGTCGTTGGCCGTCGAGCCCGGTTGACCTTCCATCAGCGCGTCGCGACTGAACTCCGATGCCACAATCACCAACGTGCGGTCCAACAGATCTCGCTCTTCCAGGTCTTTGACCAGTTGAGCGATGGGGCGATCGATTTCAGCGTGCATGCGTGCGACGGTAGCGTGTCCGTCTTTGTGCGTATCCCAGTGCAGGAAGGGCACGTATTCGGTGGTGACTTCGACGAACCGAGCTCCGGATTCGACCAGGCGTCTGGCCAACAAGCAACCGCGGCCAAACCGGCCAGTGTCGTACTGCGCCAGCTTGTCAGGGTCTTCGCTGTGGATATCAAAGGCTTTGCGTTCCGGTGCACTGAGCAACCGGTACGCCCCATCCATGGCCTGCAACATCGATTCCTGTTGGTAGTCGCTCAGGAAATCACGTTGCGGGCTGTTGTCGACCAGACGGCGGAACAGGCGATCGCGGTTGGCAAATCGCTGGGCATCCATCCCGGACGGCGGACGCACCGATGCAGCCGCTTGTTCCGGGTAGGGCAGGTTCATCGGTCCGTATTTCGAACCGAAGAAACCCGCCGTCGTAAACGCCTTCAGCTCTTCGCTTTCCCCCACGCCCTCCAAGCGTTGGCCGATGTTGATAAACGCCGGCATGACCGGATTTCGCGGCCCCAGCACCTTGGCCATCCAGGCGCCGATGTGCGGACAGGCCACCGTTTGCGGCGGCACGTAACCGGTGTGCCAATGGTACTGATGGCGGGAATGCAGGATGCTGCCCAAGTCGGGCTGCACGGCCGAACGGATCAACGTGGCACGGTCCATGACCTGAGCGATGTTTTCCAAGCCCTGGCAGATCTGCAGCCCATCGACCGACGTGGGAATCGCCGGAAAGGTGCTGAGCATGCGAGAAACTTCCAGTCCCTTTTCGAACGGTTCGTAACGTTTGGGATCAAATGTTTCCGGCGCCGCCATACCGCCGGCCAGCCACAGCAGGATGCAGGCGTCGGCCCGAGGCTGGGGTTGTTCCTGAGGTAAATGGCCCGCATCGGCACGCAGCGCACGCGGCCTGCCCGT from Roseimaritima ulvae includes these protein-coding regions:
- a CDS encoding sugar phosphate isomerase/epimerase family protein, which gives rise to MPLHAKSADGERLAVHTMTTKPLSLAEAAEAYASRGIGGISVWVETLAGLTNSAAKQIIDDAGLKVPALVRGGFFCAANEHDRQERVDHNRRLIETAAALEAEMLVLVVGALPGQPLDVQRGWVRDGIEGLLAEAQSSGVKLAIEPLHPMYAADKSCINRITEARQICEAIDDAQVGVAVDVYHVWWDPELSDEIRRLGETNRIFGFHLCDWRVPTRDLLTDRALMGDGCIDIAGIRGEVEAAGFEGWNEVEIFSEEHWASDQGEYLDKIVERYRTATSAAGH
- a CDS encoding DUF1501 domain-containing protein, coding for MSERLIRRDFVKQLTTAALATYATGRPRALRADAGHLPQEQPQPRADACILLWLAGGMAAPETFDPKRYEPFEKGLEVSRMLSTFPAIPTSVDGLQICQGLENIAQVMDRATLIRSAVQPDLGSILHSRHQYHWHTGYVPPQTVACPHIGAWMAKVLGPRNPVMPAFINIGQRLEGVGESEELKAFTTAGFFGSKYGPMNLPYPEQAAASVRPPSGMDAQRFANRDRLFRRLVDNSPQRDFLSDYQQESMLQAMDGAYRLLSAPERKAFDIHSEDPDKLAQYDTGRFGRGCLLARRLVESGARFVEVTTEYVPFLHWDTHKDGHATVARMHAEIDRPIAQLVKDLEERDLLDRTLVIVASEFSRDALMEGQPGSTANDQATVRVDRVSEMVHYGLHRHFTGGTSVVMFGGGTKQGFVYGATAPERPLMAIEDPVSIEDLHATIMTAMGISPQTGFEIEGRPFYVTKDAKGQAVEAILV